The sequence below is a genomic window from Brockia lithotrophica.
CAGGCGTTGTCGGCCGAAAGGCCGTGTTCCTCCTCCCCGGTTCCCTCAACGCCGTCCGCCTTGCGGTTGAAGAACTCATCCTCCCCGTCGTCAAGCACCTCTACTTCGAGCTTCATCGGCACTAAACATCCCGAAATCTCGCCGGCGCGGATCCGCCGCATGACGTCGCCGGTCCGTCACAAAAATGCCACAACTTTCCCTACGACCCTCCTGGGAAGGGAGGGTTCTATGGTTTAGAATGTGAATAAAGGAACAAACTGCGGGAGCGAGGCACATCGTGAAAACCCTGCGGGGCAAAAGAAGGTCATTTGGTCCGCAAAAGGGAGGGAGAGGACGATGACCGTACGGATGGAAGGCGACGCACGCCCTGCGAAGCCGGAGTCGCCGGAACCCGGCCGTGCTCACGGATGCGTAGGGTACGGGGCCAACGCCGAAGCCCTCTACGACCGCAAGGTGCGCAACCGATTGAAGCGCGTGGAGGGACAGATCCGCGGCGTCCTACGGATGATGGAAGAACGGCGAAGCTGCGCCGAGGTAATCTACCAACTCTCCGCGGCCCGGACAGCCCTCGATCGCGCGATCCTCTACCTTGTCGGAAACTATATGGAACAGTGCATGCGCGGCGATCTCGAACGCGGAGAGACGATCGACGGCTCCGTGGAAGAGGCCATCCGCCTCCTTCTCAAGACGCGTTGACTTCCTCACCGGAGGGGAATATCGAGCCCTACTCCGGTATGGTTGGGTAACAGAAAATGCGAGAACGTTGGCGCCCGCCTGTCCCATAGAGAGTCCTCTCGGGGGCGAGGCGGGCTTTTATGCTATACTTGCGTTGGTGCCCCGTACCGTACGAAATGCGATTCGAGGTGAACGCACGTTGGCGTCAATCCCGCCTCCCAAGCACCTCGTCCGGAGAGAGGACGGGCTTTGGCTCGTCGACGTGGAAGAAGGAGGGGGGACCCTCCTCGGGTTTCGCATCCGCGAGGTGCTCTTCGAGGCCCAAACTCCGTACCAGCACATCCTCGTGGTCGACAGCTTCGACTACGGCAAGATGCTCGTCCTCGATGGGATCGTGCAGACGACGGTGCGCGACGGATTTATCTACAACGAGATGATCGCCCACCCCCCGCTACTCCTTCACCCCGACCCCCGTCGGGTCCTCATCGTGGGGGGAGGCGACCTCGGAGCGGCGCGGGAGGTTCTCAAATACCCCGAAGTCGAGTCGCTCGTCCTCGTGGAAATCGACGCCCAAGTGGTCGAGGCGGCGCGCACCCATCTTCCCGAAATCGCCGGAAGCGGCGAGGACCCACGCCTCGAACTCCGGACGGAAGACGGCATTCGTTACCTCGAGACGGCGTCTCCCGCCCAATTCGACGTGATTCTCGTGGACTCTTCCGATCCCGTAGGTCCCGCCGTAGGGCTCTTTCAACCCGAATTTTACGCGGCGGCCAAGCGCGCCTTGCGCCCCGGGGGAATCCTCGTCGTCCAGAGCGAGTCGCCGCTGTACCACCGCTCGACCGTGGAAAGCGTGCTCACCGCCCTTCGGAAACTCTTTCACACCGTCCGCCCGTATTGGAGCGTCGTACCGACGTACGCCGGCGGATTTTGGATGTTTACGTTGGCCACGGACCTCGAAGAACTCGAGTTCCGGCGGACCCTACCCGGAAATACGAGATTTGCCACCCCTTCTGGGATCCGGGCAGCCTTCGACCTTCCTCCCTTCCTCCGCGAATGGACGGACGGGCTCTTGACCTCCCCTCCTGAAACAAGATGAAGGGAGGCGCGAACCGGAGTTTGGAAAATTGCGCCGGCCTCTGCCGGCGCATCTCTTTCTTGCGACACATTTCGGTGAACCGTATAATGTTCGTATACATGCCCAGGTTCGCCCTTCGCCGCTTCCCGCGCTTTCCCTCGGGCGGGAAGGAATGGTCCGCGGCAAAAGATTTCGGAAAGGTGGAGCGAAGCCGAGATGATTGAATTTATTCGCGTAAACAAGTTTTTCGGCAAGCTTCACGTCCTCAAAAACATCAACCTCTTCATACCGCGTGGCGAAGTGGTGGTCATCGTCGGCCCGTCCGGATCGGGGAAAAGCACGCTCCTACGCACGATCAACGCCTTAGAGCGCATCGACAGTGGCGAGGTGCGCGTAGACGGCGTGAGCGTACACGACCCGAAGACCGACGTGCGCGCCCTCCGCAAGCAGATCGGCATGGTCTTTCAGCACTTCAACCTCTACCCCCACCTCACGGCCCTGGAAAACATCGTCCTCGCGCCGACCAAAGTGCTGGGAATGGATCGGAAAGAGGCCGAGGACATGGCCCTGCAGATCTTGGAAAAGGTGGGACTCAGGGAAAAGGCGCACGCGTATCCCGGTCAGCTCTCCGGCGGCCAACAGCAGCGAGTGGCGATCGCCCGCGCCCTCGCCATGCGGCCGAAGATCATGCTCTTTGACGAGCCCACTTCGGCACTGGATCCGGAGATGGTCGGCGAGGTGCTCGAGGTCATGCGCGAGCTTGCCGCCGAAGGGATGACCATGGTGGTCGTCACCCACGAGATGGACTTCGCCCACGACGTGGCGCACCGTGTGGTGTTCATGGACCACGGGGAGATCGTGGAGGTGGCCCCGCCGGAAGAATTCTTCCGCGAACCGCGCGAAGAACGGGCGCGGCAGTTCTTACGCCGAATCCTGCGTCGCCGAATCGGCGCCGGCGCGTACTCCGACTGAGGCGCACAGGAACGCGGTACGCGAAGCAAAAGACCGGGGCGTTCCCCGAAAACACGAAACAGGAAAAAGGAGGTATCGCGAGATGCTCGAGAAGTTCTCGTGGAGGAAGTTGGGTGCCCTCTTCCTCGCCCTGTTCCTCATCGCAGGTCTCGCCGCCTGCGGTCAAGGAGGGGCGTCTACCCCTGCCGACGGCAAATCCGCAGGTACCTCTACGGGGAGTCCCACGCTCGACGCCATCAAGCAGCGGGGGAAGCTCGTTGCGGGGGTAAAGTACGATACGAAGCTCTTCGGCTACAAAGACCCTGCTACGGGGAAGGTAGAAGGCTTCGACGTCGACCTCGCTCGCCTTCTCGCCGAAAAGATCCTGGGCGACCCCAACAAGGTGGAACTCGTAGAAGTCACCTCGAAGACGCGCATCCCCATGCTGAAAAACGGGGACATCGACGTGATCATCGCAACGATGACGATCACGAAAAAGCGGATGGAGGAAATTGATTTCTCCAACGCGTACTACGTTGCCGGGCAGTCCCTCCTCGTTCCCAAGGGGTCCCGAATCCGGGGAATCCAGGACCTCGACGAAAACACGACCGTAATCGGGGTAAAGGGTTCGACGAGCGTTCAAAACATCCGCGAGAAGGCTCCTAAGGCCAAGGTAGCGGAGTACGACAATTACGCGGAGGCGTTTAACGCCCTGCGGAGCGGCAAGGGCGACGCGCTCACGACAGACAACGTGATCCTTTTGGGGATGCACCAACAAGACCCGAATTACGTGCTCGTCGGTGGGCTCTTCACCACGGAACCTTACGGGATCGGAATTCGCAAAGGCGATCGGGTCTTCGTAGAGTATGTGAACGAGTTCCTCAAGGAAATTAAGGCCAACGGGAAGTACGCGGAGATCTACAAGAAGTGGCTTCAAGAAGAACCCCAAGAAAAAGACCTCAAGGCCATCGACGGCGAGTTTACGATCCCCGAAGGGTCGTAGTCCGAGCGTCCGAGTCACGCACCACAAAAACCCCGAGGGGATAAGGGAAGGGGGGCTTCGGTCCCCCTTTCCTTGTATTCCGTAGCGTCTCCGGGCACAGTTCCCTCCGAGTTCTATACGCCGGAGGTGTTTTCATGGTCTACCTCGATCTCCTACGCGAATACGGAGACCTCTTTTGGAGCGGATTCCGCACCACGCTCGGCGTGAGCGTCGTCTCGCTTTTGGGGAGCCTGATCCTCGGTACGCTGATCGCCGGCCTCCGCATGTTCCCCTACGCCCCCGTGGCCGCCGTCGGTCGGGCTTACGTGGAGTTCGTGCGAAACATCCCCCTCCTCCTCATCGCCTTTTTCTTTTACTTCGGACTCGCACCGTTTCACATCAACCTCGACGAAATCGTAGCCGGCACCCTTGCCCTTACGATCTACACGGCGGCCTTCATCGCGGAAGCGATCCGCGCGGGGATCCATTCCCTTCCCAAGGGACAGTGGGAGGCGGGGTACGCCACGGGCCTTTCCTACGCACAAATCCTGCGCTACGTCATCCTCCCGCAAGCGTTCCGCCTCGTCCTGCCGCCCCTGGGAAACCAGTTTGTCAACTTGGTGAAGAACTCGTCCATCCTAAGCCTCATCGCAGGGCCGGAGCTTTTGTACCAGGGCGAGGCCATCGCAAACGCGACGTTCAAAACACTCCCCGTGTACACACTCGTGGCCGCCTTCTATCTCCTGCTCACGATCCCCCTGAGCCAGTTCGTACGCTACTTGGAAAAGAGGCTGAGCGGCAAGGAATTCGTCCTCGAGGGAGGGGAAGCGGCGTGATCGAGACCTGGCTCGAAGCGCTCCAACCGGCACACCTGAACTTCCTCCTCCAAGGCTTTCGGATCACGCTCGAAGTGGCTCTCATCTCCATTGCGCTCAGCTACGCCATAGGCATCGTTCTCGGAGCAACTCGATACCTCGACGTTCCCGGACTCGCCACGCTTTTTGCCGTTGCGGTGGAGACCTTGCGGAACCTCCCCATTCTCTACCTTCTCATCTTTGCCCGCTTCGTCCTCCCGACTCTCGGGATCCGCCTCGATCCCTTCTGGTCTGCCGTCGTAGGCCTAACCGCCTTTGAAGCGGCAATGATTTCGGAAATCGTACGGGCTGGACTCGCCTCCGTCGACCGCGAACAGATCGAGGCCGCGACGGCCAGCGGCTTGACGCGTCTACAGATCCTTCGTTACATCGCCCTTCCTCAAGCACTCGTCCGCATGATCCCGCCCACCGTGAGCCAGTTTATTTCTCTCTTAAAGGACACCTCCCTCGCCGTAGCCATCTCCCTGCCTGAACTCATGCACAACGCCCAGATCATCTACAACGGCGATCCCGTAAGGTACGTGCTCCCCATTTTGGCCACCACGGCAGTCCTCTACTTCAGCGTAAACTTCCTCCTCTCGCAAATCGCCCACGTCCTCGAACGCCGCCTCCTCCGCACCTGAAAAACTCCAGAGAAAAACAAAGCGCCTGCGGCGGCGCAAAAGATCTGCGGGAACGGCTTCCTTTTCTCCCCGAAGAGAGGAAAGGCCTCTCCGTGCTTTCACCGGAGAAAGAAAAACCCTAGGACGATTTCGAGAAAGATGAGGAGGAGGATCAACGTGTCGATGAGCATGAAGCGGTGGGTCATGTAGGAATCGCTCAAGAGTTCGTAGTTCCTTTCGAGGATTTCCATTTTTTCCCGAATGCTCGCCGACCATTCCTCTACACGCAGAAGTTCGAGGGCGACCTGATACAGGCGAAGGTAGTACACATCTTGCGTCACCTTGACGGCGTTGCGCACGCGGCTCGTGAATTCCGCCGTCTCGACGAGGAGTTCCATGATGTAGCGCATGACCTCTTCGTGCCGCCGTAGGCTAAAAAACCCCACGACCGCTGATTTTCGAGGATCTCGTAAAGCTTCGTAAGTTCGTCGTCGAGGAGGTCGTCATAGTAACGGAGTTCAAGAAACTGGGCATGGGCAAACTCCAAAAGCGCCCCCACGTCGGGAGCCTCTTCTGGATCGTTCGTCCACGCCGCGACGGAGGTGACGATCACGGCATCGTCCGTGTACGATACGCGGTGCCGGAGAACTTCGCGGCGCATCGCCTCGCTTAAACGCTCCGGCTCCCCCAAAAGGAGTTCCGCCGCGTCTCGTTCCTTGGGCCATTCGGGAAGTACGTAGAGGGTGAATTCGTGAACGTATTCCGGGGAACCTTCTCCTTCGAGGGCTCCGGCAAGAGACCGAACGATGTCCTCCCGAACGTCTGCAAAAACCCGCTCAAAAGGATCGTTTTCTTCGTCCTCGTTGAGTTCTACGGCCAACCGCTTTACGTCTTCCACATCCCAATTCTCCGGAAGGGAAATCCGGGCGACGAGGCTGAGAACGCCGAAGTCGTACAGGCGGGCGCGCAGGCGCCCCGAAAGCATCCGACCGGCAAGCGGCAATTCGACCTCCCCGAGGTCCACGGTGACGGGGAGGTTTTTGATTTCCAAGGAACGCGGCCGCACCTTGAGAAGGCGCATTCGCCTGACGGCCGCCTCGCGGTGTACGAACAACCTCTCCACTTCGTCCAGATGGATCTCCTGCGCCACGTTGAAAAAACGGTACACCCAAACTTCCCCGCGCATCGATCCCGTCACTCCTGGCGCGCCGATCTCCCTCCGGAAAGGTGATCCGGGGAAAGAAAAATCTCCGAAACGGGCGCGCGCAAAGAAAGTCCTTCGTAACGCCGTTCCCACGCATCGAGGACACGGGATAGAAATTCAGGCATCTTCCGTTGGTTCCGCATGCACCCCGATCCGGGCGGGCGTTCTTGGGTCGCACGTGAGGGCGGTCGCTTCCTGCTTGGAGAGAAGCTTTTCGAAGTGCCAGGCAAAAAATCACCGCCGGCGATATGGCTTCCGGCGGCAAAAACCTTTGTGTGGGTTTAAAACGGCATTTCTTCGCGTTCGGAGCCGAAAGCGCCCTTAGAAGGCGAAGACGTACCCCGTTGACCCGGGACGGCGACAAATTCGCCTTCTTTTTCCTTCCGCTTGCGGGGTCTAGGCTCTCCAGCCAGAGGAAGTTTGGCGAGGTCCGAGAGGGAGCCTACGAGAATCCCGTCCTCCAACTTGACACTTACGGCGCCCATCCTCTTCGTAGCCCCTGCAATGCGGAGGAGGTCCGAAA
It includes:
- the speE gene encoding polyamine aminopropyltransferase, coding for MASIPPPKHLVRREDGLWLVDVEEGGGTLLGFRIREVLFEAQTPYQHILVVDSFDYGKMLVLDGIVQTTVRDGFIYNEMIAHPPLLLHPDPRRVLIVGGGDLGAAREVLKYPEVESLVLVEIDAQVVEAARTHLPEIAGSGEDPRLELRTEDGIRYLETASPAQFDVILVDSSDPVGPAVGLFQPEFYAAAKRALRPGGILVVQSESPLYHRSTVESVLTALRKLFHTVRPYWSVVPTYAGGFWMFTLATDLEELEFRRTLPGNTRFATPSGIRAAFDLPPFLREWTDGLLTSPPETR
- a CDS encoding amino acid ABC transporter permease, whose amino-acid sequence is METWLEALQPAHLNFLLQGFRITLEVALISIALSYAIGIVLGATRYLDVPGLATLFAVAVETLRNLPILYLLIFARFVLPTLGIRLDPFWSAVVGLTAFEAAMISEIVRAGLASVDREQIEAATASGLTRLQILRYIALPQALVRMIPPTVSQFISLLKDTSLAVAISLPELMHNAQIIYNGDPVRYVLPILATTAVLYFSVNFLLSQIAHVLERRLLRT
- a CDS encoding metal-sensing transcriptional repressor; the protein is MRNRLKRVEGQIRGVLRMMEERRSCAEVIYQLSAARTALDRAILYLVGNYMEQCMRGDLERGETIDGSVEEAIRLLLKTR
- a CDS encoding amino acid ABC transporter permease yields the protein MVYLDLLREYGDLFWSGFRTTLGVSVVSLLGSLILGTLIAGLRMFPYAPVAAVGRAYVEFVRNIPLLLIAFFFYFGLAPFHINLDEIVAGTLALTIYTAAFIAEAIRAGIHSLPKGQWEAGYATGLSYAQILRYVILPQAFRLVLPPLGNQFVNLVKNSSILSLIAGPELLYQGEAIANATFKTLPVYTLVAAFYLLLTIPLSQFVRYLEKRLSGKEFVLEGGEAA
- a CDS encoding transporter substrate-binding domain-containing protein; the protein is MLEKFSWRKLGALFLALFLIAGLAACGQGGASTPADGKSAGTSTGSPTLDAIKQRGKLVAGVKYDTKLFGYKDPATGKVEGFDVDLARLLAEKILGDPNKVELVEVTSKTRIPMLKNGDIDVIIATMTITKKRMEEIDFSNAYYVAGQSLLVPKGSRIRGIQDLDENTTVIGVKGSTSVQNIREKAPKAKVAEYDNYAEAFNALRSGKGDALTTDNVILLGMHQQDPNYVLVGGLFTTEPYGIGIRKGDRVFVEYVNEFLKEIKANGKYAEIYKKWLQEEPQEKDLKAIDGEFTIPEGS
- a CDS encoding amino acid ABC transporter ATP-binding protein, which gives rise to MIEFIRVNKFFGKLHVLKNINLFIPRGEVVVIVGPSGSGKSTLLRTINALERIDSGEVRVDGVSVHDPKTDVRALRKQIGMVFQHFNLYPHLTALENIVLAPTKVLGMDRKEAEDMALQILEKVGLREKAHAYPGQLSGGQQQRVAIARALAMRPKIMLFDEPTSALDPEMVGEVLEVMRELAAEGMTMVVVTHEMDFAHDVAHRVVFMDHGEIVEVAPPEEFFREPREERARQFLRRILRRRIGAGAYSD